A section of the Hippea sp. KM1 genome encodes:
- the meaB gene encoding methylmalonyl Co-A mutase-associated GTPase MeaB: MDIQKLKEDLLKGKRRALAKAITLIESKNPHHKELARKLLEGILPYTGNSVRIGISGVPGVGKSTFIEVFGLYLIERGHRVAVLAVDPSSQITGGSVLGDKTRMEELSRREEAFIRPSPSGDSLGGVARRTRESIFLCEAAGYDMIIIETVGVGQSEISVASMVDMFLLMQLPNAGDELQGIKRGVMEVADAIIINKADSDNIKRAELAKKQLENALGILKRQDKDWQTPVILVSAREKRGIDEVFSTIDRYVKMRKSSGAFEKKRKKQSVDWMWSVVMEGLKSLLESNEKISSIARDMENAVINQMTTPSLAAEYILSRFKESLCEGGAPWRG; encoded by the coding sequence GTGGATATACAAAAACTAAAGGAAGACCTGTTAAAGGGGAAAAGAAGGGCTTTGGCCAAAGCCATTACGCTTATTGAGAGCAAAAATCCCCACCATAAGGAGCTTGCCAGAAAGCTTTTAGAGGGCATACTCCCCTATACGGGCAATTCTGTTAGGATTGGTATAAGCGGCGTTCCTGGGGTGGGTAAGAGCACCTTCATAGAGGTTTTTGGCCTTTATCTGATTGAGAGGGGGCATAGGGTGGCCGTTTTGGCCGTCGACCCTTCATCACAGATAACGGGTGGCTCGGTTTTGGGTGATAAGACCAGGATGGAGGAGCTCTCACGGAGGGAGGAGGCGTTTATCAGGCCTTCCCCTTCGGGTGATTCACTCGGCGGTGTGGCAAGGAGAACCAGGGAGAGCATATTTTTATGCGAGGCTGCGGGTTATGATATGATTATCATCGAGACGGTTGGTGTGGGGCAGTCTGAGATAAGTGTTGCCTCTATGGTTGATATGTTCTTGTTGATGCAACTGCCCAATGCCGGCGATGAACTGCAGGGTATCAAGCGCGGCGTAATGGAGGTTGCCGACGCCATCATAATAAATAAAGCCGATTCAGATAACATCAAACGGGCGGAGCTGGCAAAGAAACAGCTTGAGAATGCCCTTGGTATCTTAAAGAGGCAGGATAAGGATTGGCAGACACCTGTGATACTTGTCAGTGCAAGAGAGAAGAGGGGTATAGATGAGGTCTTTTCAACGATAGATAGATATGTTAAAATGAGAAAATCAAGCGGTGCGTTTGAGAAAAAGAGAAAGAAGCAGTCTGTGGATTGGATGTGGTCTGTTGTTATGGAGGGTTTAAAGTCACTTTTGGAGAGCAATGAGAAGATATCGTCCATTGCCAGGGATATGGAGAATGCTGTCATCAACCAGATGACAACGCCTTCTCTTGCTGCTGAATATATACTGTCCCGTTTTAAAGAGAGTTTGTGTGAAGGGGGTGCTCCATGGAGAGGTTGA
- the thrC gene encoding threonine synthase — protein MRYKSTRGGVGDLSFIDAFLMGLATDGGLIVPCHIPSVDLDALKDLSYKELAFEIFKLFVDDIPDGDLKGLIEKSYSTFDTDQITPLVRRDGVFVLELFHGPTFAFKDVALQFLGNLFEYVLKKRHTYVNVLGATSGDTGSAAIYGLKGKENVNIFILHPHNKVSPVQELQMTTVEDGNVFNLAVEGTFDDCQAIVKTIFNDLEFKERYHLAAVNSINWARILAQIVYYFYAYFRSGLDEVYFSVPTGNFGDIFAGYMAKRMGLPIKRLILATNSNDILYRFVNFGDYSTGEVVKTLSPSMDIQVASNFERYLYYLFGSEERVKQLMDEFSRKKKLSFDGDILKKVREDFESYKADEENTLNTIKSFYEKTGYIIDPHTAAGVFAAEQSGHEDVICLSTAHPAKFPEAIKMAIGIYPPQPEAIANLKNKKKRMWVVDNSVEEVKNFIEKNLEKG, from the coding sequence ATGAGATACAAAAGCACCAGAGGGGGTGTTGGGGATCTCAGCTTTATAGATGCTTTTCTTATGGGGCTTGCGACGGATGGTGGTTTGATTGTGCCTTGCCATATACCCTCCGTTGACCTGGATGCACTTAAGGATTTGAGCTATAAAGAGCTTGCGTTTGAGATATTTAAGCTGTTTGTTGATGATATACCCGATGGCGACCTTAAAGGCCTTATAGAGAAGAGCTATTCCACATTCGACACAGACCAGATAACACCGCTTGTAAGAAGGGACGGTGTGTTTGTTTTAGAGTTGTTCCACGGCCCGACATTTGCCTTTAAGGATGTGGCTTTGCAGTTTTTGGGCAATCTGTTTGAGTATGTGTTGAAAAAGAGGCATACTTATGTCAATGTGCTTGGGGCAACAAGCGGTGATACGGGAAGCGCTGCTATATATGGCCTAAAGGGCAAGGAGAATGTCAATATATTCATCCTCCATCCCCACAACAAGGTTAGCCCAGTTCAGGAGTTGCAGATGACGACGGTGGAGGATGGTAATGTTTTCAATCTGGCCGTGGAGGGGACATTTGACGACTGTCAGGCCATCGTCAAGACCATATTCAACGATCTGGAGTTTAAGGAGAGGTATCATCTGGCGGCCGTGAACTCCATCAATTGGGCGAGGATATTGGCTCAGATTGTCTATTACTTCTATGCTTACTTTAGAAGCGGTCTCGATGAGGTCTATTTCAGTGTTCCAACAGGCAATTTTGGTGATATATTTGCCGGTTATATGGCAAAGCGGATGGGCTTGCCCATAAAAAGGCTTATACTTGCAACAAACTCCAACGATATACTGTATAGGTTTGTAAACTTCGGTGATTATTCAACAGGTGAGGTGGTCAAGACACTTTCTCCGTCGATGGATATACAGGTGGCAAGCAACTTTGAGCGGTATCTGTATTATCTGTTTGGCAGCGAAGAGAGGGTAAAGCAGTTGATGGATGAGTTTTCAAGAAAGAAGAAGCTGAGCTTCGATGGGGATATTCTTAAAAAGGTTAGGGAGGATTTTGAGTCCTATAAGGCCGATGAGGAGAATACGCTTAACACCATTAAGTCGTTTTATGAGAAGACGGGCTATATCATTGACCCTCATACGGCGGCGGGTGTCTTTGCAGCAGAGCAGTCTGGCCATGAGGATGTTATATGTCTTTCGACAGCGCACCCTGCTAAGTTCCCCGAGGCCATAAAGATGGCTATAGGGATTTATCCGCCTCAGCCTGAGGCTATAGCCAATCTGAAGAACAAAAAGAAGCGCATGTGGGTGGTTGACAACAGCGTTGAAGAGGTTAAAAATTTTATAGAGAAAAATTTGGAAAAGGGTTAA
- the mce gene encoding methylmalonyl-CoA epimerase: MIKRIDHIGVAVKDLNKAISLYRDVLGFELLEIEEVESQGVRVAKFDINGVHIEFLEPTSQDSPIYKYIEKKGEGLHHIAYFTDDIDGELDRLKENGIQLINQQPVEGSSNTRIAFIHPKSSIVLTELVSKGE, from the coding sequence ATGATTAAAAGGATAGATCACATAGGCGTTGCCGTTAAGGATCTAAATAAGGCTATATCGCTTTATAGGGATGTATTGGGTTTTGAGCTTTTGGAGATAGAGGAGGTCGAATCACAAGGCGTTAGGGTTGCCAAGTTTGATATAAACGGTGTTCATATAGAGTTTTTAGAGCCCACATCGCAGGATAGCCCGATTTATAAATACATCGAAAAGAAGGGGGAGGGGCTCCACCATATAGCCTATTTTACCGACGATATAGATGGTGAGCTGGATAGATTGAAGGAAAATGGGATTCAACTGATAAACCAGCAACCCGTTGAGGGTTCGTCCAACACAAGAATAGCCTTTATTCATCCAAAATCCTCTATAGTGTTAACAGAGCTTGTATCTAAGGGGGAGTAA
- a CDS encoding HU family DNA-binding protein, protein MTKAELIEKVAEKTGATKSQTKKIIDAALETIMEAVAAGEKVGFAGFGTFYVSKRSARMGRNPRTGEKLQIEAFNLPSFKCGRIFKEKVNK, encoded by the coding sequence ATGACAAAGGCTGAGCTAATAGAAAAGGTAGCAGAGAAGACAGGGGCTACCAAGAGCCAGACAAAGAAGATCATTGATGCAGCCTTGGAAACCATCATGGAAGCTGTGGCAGCAGGTGAGAAGGTTGGTTTTGCGGGATTTGGTACTTTCTATGTAAGTAAGAGATCAGCAAGGATGGGCAGGAACCCCAGAACGGGTGAGAAGCTTCAGATAGAGGCTTTCAACTTGCCGAGCTTTAAGTGCGGCAGGATCTTTAAGGAAAAGGTCAACAAGTAA
- a CDS encoding glycine zipper family protein, with protein MERLRGFVVLILLFAFLGMSVSSCTTESESVALGTAVGAGIGAATTKNKWKGVVIGGILGAVAGEAMYQIQQRAINEAIANQKPVAYQRQTSNGGWERVEATPVGEPVVNPNEHTKCQKVHVREYRNGKIIKDTIKEVCKGYKETNTY; from the coding sequence ATGGAGAGGTTGAGGGGTTTTGTTGTTTTGATTTTACTATTTGCGTTTTTGGGTATGTCTGTTTCTTCCTGTACAACAGAGAGTGAGAGTGTGGCTTTAGGGACGGCCGTTGGTGCCGGTATAGGTGCAGCAACAACAAAGAACAAATGGAAGGGTGTCGTTATCGGAGGGATATTGGGTGCTGTTGCCGGTGAGGCTATGTATCAGATTCAACAGAGGGCTATAAATGAGGCTATAGCCAATCAAAAGCCTGTAGCCTATCAGAGGCAGACATCAAACGGCGGTTGGGAGAGGGTTGAGGCCACGCCTGTCGGTGAGCCGGTTGTGAATCCCAATGAGCATACCAAATGCCAGAAGGTTCATGTAAGGGAATACAGAAACGGAAAGATAATAAAAGACACGATAAAAGAGGTCTGCAAGGGTTATAAAGAAACAAACACATATTAG
- a CDS encoding FAD-dependent oxidoreductase, with protein sequence MERPLKVVVIGGDAAGMSAASQIKRRIKTAEVIVVEKGRDVSYGACGMPYNIGYKGDIDDLVVLTADEFKSKRGIDVRLLSEAIGVDFNSKKVKVKSIASDREYELVYDKLFIGSGAEAFLPPIKGITNEGVFKLKVLDDARRIKAYIDDKKPKKAVLIGAGFINLELAENLKRLGMDVVILEKLDGILLNFEDELVDSVKEELSRNGVELVVGVDVKRIDESLRVETDKGVFEADFVNVAAGVKPNTDFLKNTPIELENGAIVVDRYFRTNMDGVYAGGDCALIYHRILDRNVYMPLGTNANKAGRIGGANMAGANEEFAGIVGTILFRVFDKGVAKTGLSLKEAQDNGFDAFKTTIEAPTTAHGFHHQGKVKVCLVAEKGSGRLLGGQIVGDAEGVWRVDVLAAALYANMTIKDIQGLDLAYSPPFAPVWDPILVCANQAIKRV encoded by the coding sequence ATGGAAAGACCGCTTAAGGTTGTTGTTATCGGTGGTGATGCTGCTGGTATGAGTGCGGCCAGCCAGATAAAGAGGAGGATAAAAACCGCAGAGGTCATAGTGGTTGAAAAGGGCAGGGATGTTTCATATGGAGCTTGTGGCATGCCCTATAATATCGGCTATAAGGGGGATATTGATGACCTTGTTGTGTTGACCGCCGATGAGTTTAAAAGCAAAAGGGGAATAGATGTCAGGTTGTTGAGTGAGGCGATAGGCGTCGATTTTAACTCTAAAAAGGTTAAGGTTAAAAGCATTGCAAGCGATAGGGAGTATGAGCTTGTTTATGATAAGCTGTTTATAGGCAGTGGTGCTGAGGCCTTTTTGCCCCCTATAAAGGGCATAACCAACGAGGGTGTGTTTAAGCTTAAGGTGCTGGATGATGCCAGAAGGATAAAGGCTTATATTGATGATAAAAAACCCAAAAAGGCCGTTTTGATAGGTGCAGGTTTTATAAACCTTGAACTTGCAGAAAACCTAAAAAGGCTCGGCATGGATGTGGTGATTTTAGAGAAGCTTGACGGAATACTGCTAAACTTTGAGGATGAGCTTGTTGATAGCGTTAAAGAGGAGCTATCAAGAAACGGCGTTGAGCTTGTTGTTGGTGTTGATGTGAAAAGGATAGATGAATCCTTAAGGGTTGAAACGGATAAGGGCGTATTTGAGGCAGACTTTGTTAATGTAGCTGCCGGTGTTAAACCCAATACCGATTTTTTGAAAAACACACCCATTGAGCTTGAAAACGGAGCTATTGTCGTTGATAGGTATTTTAGAACAAACATGGATGGTGTCTATGCCGGTGGCGATTGTGCCTTGATATACCACAGGATACTGGATAGGAATGTTTACATGCCGCTTGGCACAAACGCAAATAAGGCAGGCAGGATCGGCGGTGCCAATATGGCAGGGGCCAATGAGGAATTTGCCGGTATTGTTGGTACTATCCTGTTTAGGGTTTTTGATAAGGGTGTTGCCAAGACCGGTCTATCGTTGAAAGAGGCTCAGGATAACGGTTTTGATGCCTTTAAGACAACTATAGAGGCGCCAACAACAGCACACGGTTTCCACCATCAGGGTAAGGTTAAGGTCTGCCTGGTGGCTGAGAAGGGTTCAGGCAGGTTGTTGGGCGGTCAGATCGTGGGCGATGCCGAGGGTGTATGGAGGGTGGATGTATTGGCTGCAGCCCTGTATGCCAATATGACCATAAAGGATATTCAGGGCCTTGATTTGGCATATTCCCCACCGTTTGCTCCTGTGTGGGATCCGATATTGGTATGCGCAAATCAGGCGATAAAGAGGGTATAG